One Planctomycetia bacterium DNA segment encodes these proteins:
- a CDS encoding phytanoyl-CoA dioxygenase family protein, which produces MTSPSNAAELAAWEEQGYLRVSGLFDPEEMRLLLNYGRNDERLRGDAYGRRDSTGQVTKLALYNHAGDDLYSVFAKSRRIVDPMERVLGGEVYLYHFKMMLKEPRVGGAWEWHQDYGYWYNNGCLFPYMASCLIAVDRATRANGCLQVLRGSHRMGRLDHGKTGDQVGVEQERIDEAMKLFPLEYIEAEPGDALFFHGNLLHRSDQNTSPDPRWSLICAYNAARNSPYKEGRHPQYNRLDRVDDDAIKAWAAERGLAGV; this is translated from the coding sequence ATGACCAGTCCGTCGAACGCCGCCGAACTCGCCGCTTGGGAAGAGCAGGGCTATCTGCGCGTGTCGGGCTTGTTCGATCCGGAAGAGATGCGGCTCCTCTTAAACTACGGCCGCAACGACGAGCGGCTGCGCGGCGATGCTTACGGCCGGCGCGACTCGACGGGCCAAGTCACGAAACTCGCACTCTACAATCATGCCGGCGATGATCTCTATAGCGTGTTCGCGAAGTCGCGCCGGATCGTCGACCCGATGGAGCGCGTGCTCGGCGGCGAAGTGTATCTGTATCACTTCAAGATGATGCTCAAAGAGCCGCGCGTCGGCGGGGCCTGGGAGTGGCACCAAGACTACGGCTATTGGTACAACAACGGCTGCTTGTTCCCTTATATGGCGAGTTGTCTGATCGCCGTCGATCGGGCCACGCGGGCCAACGGCTGTCTGCAAGTGCTTCGCGGCTCGCACCGGATGGGGCGTCTTGACCATGGCAAGACCGGCGACCAAGTCGGAGTCGAGCAAGAGCGGATCGACGAAGCGATGAAACTTTTTCCGCTCGAATACATCGAGGCCGAACCGGGCGACGCCCTCTTCTTTCACGGCAACTTGCTGCATCGCAGCGATCAAAACACGTCGCCGGATCCGCGCTGGTCGTTGATCTGCGCTTACAACGCGGCACGCAACAGTCCGTATAAGGAAGGCCGGCATCCGCAATACAACCGGCTCGATCGCGTCGACGACGATGCCATCAAAGCTTGGGCCGCGGAGCGGGGCTTAGCCGGAGTCTGA
- a CDS encoding NADPH:quinone reductase: MKAAFIRETGAPTNIQYADLPTPEPRGSEVLVRVGAVAVNPIDTYIRAGGIKMNLPLPFVIGADLAGTVERVGPDAKRFKPGDRVWGSNQGMFGRQGTFAEFAAVEEGWLYSTPAGVDDTTAAAAALVSITANIGLHRAALKPGDTIFVNGGSGGVGSTVVQMAKALGARVAAVAGSDEKVAACKSLGADVAWNYKTDDVDARLAEFAPGGVNIWWETLREADFDRAVGKLAMNGRMVLMAGRDARPVFPVGQFYTKNLTLVGFAIFNSPPDEQRRSAEEVNRLLQAGTLKPHIGRTLKLAEAAAAHQLQQENTLEKKGTLSGKIVLVP, translated from the coding sequence ATGAAAGCCGCCTTCATCCGTGAAACCGGTGCTCCGACCAATATCCAATACGCCGATCTTCCCACACCCGAGCCGCGCGGCAGCGAAGTTCTCGTGCGCGTCGGGGCCGTCGCCGTCAACCCGATCGACACCTACATTCGAGCCGGCGGCATCAAGATGAATTTACCGTTGCCGTTCGTCATCGGTGCCGATCTCGCCGGCACGGTCGAACGGGTCGGTCCCGACGCAAAACGCTTCAAGCCGGGCGATCGCGTGTGGGGGAGCAATCAAGGGATGTTCGGCCGACAAGGGACGTTCGCCGAGTTCGCCGCCGTCGAGGAAGGCTGGCTCTATTCCACACCGGCCGGCGTCGACGACACGACGGCCGCAGCCGCCGCGCTCGTCAGCATCACGGCGAACATCGGCTTGCACCGCGCCGCGCTCAAGCCCGGCGATACGATCTTCGTCAACGGCGGTTCCGGCGGCGTGGGATCGACCGTGGTGCAGATGGCAAAAGCGCTCGGAGCCCGTGTGGCCGCCGTCGCCGGGAGCGATGAGAAAGTCGCGGCTTGCAAGTCGCTCGGCGCCGACGTTGCCTGGAACTACAAGACCGACGACGTCGACGCACGGCTCGCGGAGTTCGCGCCCGGCGGCGTGAACATCTGGTGGGAGACGCTGCGCGAGGCCGACTTCGATCGCGCGGTGGGCAAGCTGGCGATGAACGGCCGGATGGTGCTGATGGCAGGTCGCGATGCGCGGCCAGTCTTCCCCGTCGGACAGTTCTATACGAAGAACCTCACGCTCGTCGGCTTCGCGATCTTCAACTCGCCACCGGACGAACAACGTAGGTCGGCCGAAGAGGTCAATCGCCTGCTTCAAGCCGGCACCCTCAAGCCGCACATCGGCCGCACGCTGAAACTCGCCGAAGCCGCCGCCGCCCATCAACTGCAACAAGAAAACACGCTGGAGAAAAAAGGGACGTTGAGCGGGAAAATCGTGCTGGTGCCGTAA